A segment of the Lycium barbarum isolate Lr01 chromosome 7, ASM1917538v2, whole genome shotgun sequence genome:
TGGATGAGTTGTTATGTTCAGTTATGTCATAAACTAATAGGGGCCCAGTGATTGACTAATAGAAATTACTCAGTGATGGGCAAAAGTGAAGTTTTTGTACGCAAGGAGTTATCGATTGTTGCATCTAATCTTAGAAAAGAGGTGTAAGCATTGTATCTATTGTGTAAGTTTCAACTGGTTCCTGCTACTACTGTTGTTATGACTTTGATGAGTTGATCGAATGAGAGAGATAATCACACAATTTGATTGGAGGTGTTCGGGTTTAGTAATTAAGGATCGCCTTACAGATTATGGATCGGTTCAGTGATGGTTTGGGGTATTGCATCGACAATGACTGAGTCTTGTGGGGATGACCAGGGTTGGTCGGTAATTTCTAGTGGGAAGACTTCTTGAAGAATGGTGTATGTGATGCACCGAATTTAGAGTGGTTTTCAGTTTGAAGTTCGAGTGAGGCAAAGGAAACTCTCGATTATTGAGGGGCGACATAATACTATCTCCAAGGTTGACTCGGCTTTTCCGCAGGACTTGTGATTTTGTGATGTACTTTTGAGTGAGTTCGAGTGATAGTCGGTCAGTAGCGGTGAATGTGATCTGCGTGGAATAGAGAAAGTGAATAATTGAGATAAAGGTATAGTTGACCGAGAATCAGAAGGGGTGAAGTACATTTTGGGAAAAAGAAAGGACTCAGATTTCAAGCAACAATATTACTTGGGTCaggtatggattgtggtgttgttATCTTGCATCTTCCAGATGAGATGTGATCGTTAAGTACACTTAAAGAAGGAAGTCTACAATAATAGGCTAAGTCTACAGTATCGGGTGaaagttgagaaacatgaaggTTGTAGTCCTAAAGTATTGTTTTTAGCTATTAAGTTGATGACTAGATAGAATTCAACCTTTTGAGTTGAGGGGACGGACATGATTGTCTATGTATGAGAAAAGGACAAGAATTGGTCGCCACAGATGTGTGATAGGACTGTGTTTGGTTTCGGAAGGTTTGGAGTCAGTTCGAGTGACTATTAGTGGTATTTAGGGGTTGTGCATTCATTCTGGGTCAGAATTGTTCGATTAGAGCCTGGTGGACTATGTTTATATTTCCAAAAGGACTTATGGGTGTCCTAGTAAATCACCTACACAGATTCGATGGGTTTcagttcagatttgaggtatgacaggtttACTGAGCTTTGTCGGGGTTTGCAAGTGGACTTGATGGTATTTTACTGAGGGCAGTGATTCAGATAATTATAATGGTTTACGGCAGTACTTGGTAATGATTTAAGAGGGTACAAATGGTTTTGGGAAATCTTTAGAGTGATCAGATGGATTCCTACAGATTTGGTTCGGTGAGCTATTTAGTGGGTATGCTGCTAGTATGGTGATTTGGAGATTTAAGAAGGCTTGGACGATGGGTTTTGGCTAAGTGGTTTCCACATCGGGTTACAAAACTAGTAGACTTAGAACTAGCAAAATCGACTGTGAGCAAGATCAATTTGATGAATTGCTTAGAATTGCTTCGATAAAGCAAGGATTCtttcaggaaaaaagaaatcaTGATCAGGCTTGTGGCAAGTGTCTACGTGTTTCTAAGGAATCGTGGTTCGAAGAACGACTTAGAAGGTGTGAAAGAAAGATTAGTGGAATGAGAATATTTTACTTATTCAGAGTGAGCTATGGTTGTGTCTATATCTAAAGGATTGTGTTGTTTAGAGGAAATATTTGTGGGACCTATCGATCGCATTCAGAGGTGTGGTTTATCGAATCAAATAATTCCAGCGAAAATAGTTCTTATATTCGGGGATTAGTTGTGAGAGAAATTCGAGTATGGAAAATTGAACCTGGAGCTAATTAAAGGAAGATTTGATTGATAAGGTGAACGGGCAGTGATTTTGGCATACATCTTGCCGTGGAGGCTTCCATGTGGTTATAATAAATATTCCTAGGTTACCGTCAACTTTCGTACTATCTTTCTTTGTTTGAGGACGAATGATTGTTTAAATTGTACTAATGTAATGACCCATTAGGTCATTGAGGACTTTAGACCATTTCCCCACTCCCGATAGTATGATTTGACCCGTGGGGATAGGTGCTACGATTCCCGAGGTCATCAATCTATTTCTAGAATGATTTGTGGAATTTAGAGCCTTAAAGTAAAAAACCTttaaccaatagttgacttttgggtaaatgaatCTTTTTTGAAAATTTGTCAATTCCATGAGatccggagggtcgattatgacttggtgggatatcCGGTTCGATTCTCGAGGCATTTGGGAGAGTTTCGTACCATTGGTAGGGAAGTTGGTTTTGGTTGTTTGGCGGTTGACCCGGTCAAAATGGCCTCTGTttggaattttgaggccacgattaagtttgtagcgtgtttttacatatgTTTGCATATCTGGTTTGTATCCCGGAGACCTCGGATGAATGTCGGGATTTTGGGATGAAACCAGGTTTCTCTTGGTTTCTGGTGTCTCGCCTCAGCGAGCAACCTTGTGCCTATGCAGGTTCGCATCAGCGAGACTTAGTCCATATACGAAAGTCCTGAGTATTTTAAACCACTCAGTAGATGGTTATCCGCCGAGGCGCGGTAGCGTCAGCGGACATTTTACCGCTGGAGCGAGTCACTGAATCTGAAAGTATTTATTTCCCTTTTCGAACCACTTCTTCCCCATTCACAAAATTAAAACCCAAAGAGTTCCAAGGGCGATCTGAGAGCATTTGGGAGCTGTATCATCTTTGAGTAAGTTCCCTAGACCTTGTTGTATGTTTAATTACCTTCTAAGATGGAATCCATGGTGAAATGAATGGGATTAGTTGGGGAAGATGGGTTTTCAACCTTATAATGGATATTTAAATTCTAATCTCAGAATGTGAGTTTTTTTAATGAATCTTGCTATTCTAATCATGGAATCTTGTGGATTAGTGGATAATAAGCTTAAATATCTAATTTGGATTAAAGAGTTGGTTATagaaaactagggtttatgcctaaCTTTGGGGTTTTCTTCTAAACGATGAAGTTGACGACAAGTTGAGTCTAATTAACAATTTGGGAGTAGTATTGAAATTCTAGAATGGTGGATTACCATTGCCAATcttgaaattcccgttttgccctggTGTGTCCGATTTCATCTCTTAAAGTATGATTTTCGAAACGAACGAGTTTATAACAATATGGATATCATTAGTCTTCGTTTCTAACTTAGACTTCGATGTtgactagactttgagtattcggAAGCTCTTCGAAAGGGCAAGGCTCACGTGTGATGGTTTGTGGCACTAGCTTGGCATCGAGGTGCGTTATtgcttacctttcggttagaccccaattagtgaagcatatgtaggagttagttattgacggggaaagcatgttaggccttcgggtatgaagttgggatggatacttttaggttggtattgttgttaactGTGGGCTTGTTTCCTTGTTATCGTGATTAGGTTTGTCACCATATGTGATATGTTGGGCTTGTTGCCCTATTTACTATGTTGTGTTATGCGATACATTCATATATCGCTTATCATGTCACCTATCACCGGAAAAAGGAAAGGATAACAATTTAGATTGGAATTGTGATGTGTACTTACGATAAGACACAAGTGAGATCTTGATTATGACTTATGATCAATGAGATTATCTTGCACGGCATGCATTCTCATTTCATCTTATACATTGGTTTGAATTGTGACTTGATACTAATGATGTTAGGTGAGGATGTGAAATATCCGAGGCTTCTTATTGTGGTGTTTGGTACATGCATACTTCATGCGGTATCTCATGCATATATTGTTTGATGTTACCTATGTGGTCCGAAAGGAATTTTTTCCGGACGTGGCATTGCACAGATTTGGGGATAAGTGTGTAATGGTAGTTGATTTACAGATGTTGTTATGGTTATTCACCCCCATGATTATTGCTGAATTCTGCATTCATGCATGCGTTTCATCCTGTATTTCTCATGATAATGTGATGCAGTTCCAACAAAAATATTGATGGAAAAAGATTATGGAAACGTATGATAAGAAAGCAAAATACgaaagtcatctctgggctgtgtacgAAGTGGCTGGTATTGTTGAAGTCACTTCTGGgatgtgtgcggagtgactggtacatgaacttcgcgggtcctttatgggtcatgactatcgagaggTAGAGGATTTTcgtccgtagcatgtgtgtacggtatgagacagttggccagtgcattgcatcgcacatgcattcatattacatccactCATATCATTGATTCTGCTATTTTCATTTGTATCATTGCATGGTACATTTCCGCATTCATTTCTTGGTTGGTAATTCATTGAGTTGATGCTTGCTTGTAAGGTGTTTACTTAGAGACTTGACGGACTCGGGgattagagactttctcctaggctaTGACTTGAGGTTACTGAGATCTATTGGGATTCCTATTACTGTGAGTTTTCTTGAATATACTTAGTGACTACATTTGACTGCTTACATGTCTAATTTTagatttctttcttcatatgTGTAAACTAATTATTGTCGGCCtttgatacctaccagtacatagtgtttgtactgatactaccttgttgtactcttttctgaGCGCAGAGTTTGTTACAGGATCCACGTCAGGCCCTCGTGGGTGATTCCCAAGGCATCATAttcgagtttctagggtgagcattgTTCCAGACCGCAGCCCAAagaactctctctctctcgctaTATTTGTCTTTCTAGTTCGGACAGTACTTTAGACACTTATGTACTCTCCATTATTCAGATTTATGTACTtgtgtagtggctcttgtactatgacTTGACCAGATCCTTAGGGTATCGTTTGTAGTTTTCGCACTTAGTTATTTATGATATTGAGACTGCTTGCATGATTTAATCATCCGCATTATTAATTCTAAAATTGGTAaagtaagggaagggttcgcccaccaagggggttagtgtgggtgcccgctggacccacgagttgggtcgtgacagctactaCATATACACACTCTTTATACGACTTTCttcttatttatgtttttaagTGTCAGTGATACCAAAGCTGAAATGTTATACATTAGCTAGTTTGTGATCATCAAACTATGCTTTAACTTAAACTAAGTAATTCCTTAAATGAGAAATTATAACAGCTTAGCCGATCGTGTTGAGTATTAGAAATTTCCCGAATTGAGACTTTTCGTAGGCTCATTAAGTCTTAATTAGGTAAAAAGCATTCTAATACTCAAAATgaccaaacggatcgttacaaTTTCTCATTTGGAAATTACTTATGATAAATGCAAGTTTAATTCGATGAGCAGAAACTAGCTAATGTATAAAATTTCAGCTTTTGCATCACTGACATTTGAAATcataaaaaaggaagaaaagcAAACATAGAGTGTGTATACATAAGtagataataagaataaatataCTGTGAAGTGGGGAAACGATGAGCAATACATGATTCCAAGTCTCAATGGAACCTCTCCAAAATTCTAGAAATATTCAAAGATATAGAATGAGACTAGGAATGAATTTTATTGGTTACAACTGTAATGGAAAGATTTGGTATTTTGAAGAAGATGGTGTAGATGTGGAAGTTTTGATGGACACAGATCAACAGAAGACCATTAAACTATTCTTGCAGGATAAGGGTAAAGACATTATCACAACTTTGGTGTATGCAAACTGTGATGCTGTTGAAAGACTTCTTCTCTGGGATAACATTTATAGTCTTTCCAGCAATATGAAATTTCCTTGGTTGATTAGTGTAGATTTTATTGTCATTATGAATGATGAGGAGAAAATTGGAGGTTTTCCAATATATCCAAATGAATATAAAGACTTTGCCTTTTGCATGAATTCTTGTGAATTGAGTGAAGTGGAATTTATAGGTAGTCCTTTaacttggtggaatggaagagTAGGTCAAGATTGCATCTTCAAAAGACTAGATAGAATTCTAGTCAATCAACCACTTCAGGATTGGTTTGGAACTTTGAACATGGATCATTTGTCTAGAACTAGCTCAGATCATGCACCATTATTGTTATCAACTGGTGATCAGGTTCAACAATTTCATAAGCACTTCAGATTTTTAAAGTTCTGGCTAGAGCAAGATTCATTTATGCAAGTAGTGGAAGATTTCTGGAATACAGACTACTTGGGTGATCCTTTCATCACTTTTAATTTGAAAATGAAGAAGTTAAAATCTGCTTTATCCACCTGGAGCAGGGAAACATTTGGAGACTTATTTAAATAGTTGACAATAAGGGAAGACATTGTTATGATAAAGGAGCAACTGTTTGAGGAATTTCTTTCAGAAGAGAATAATAGAATGGTGCTTTAAAAAGCTCAGGTTGAGTTCAAGAAATATTTGCACTTTGAGAAGGAATTCTGGAGAAaaaaagatggaattcagtggcAATCAAAAGGTGACAGAAACACTAGATACATTCACATCTTGGTGAAGGGGAGAAGAAAAAGATTACAACTGTCAAGAATTGAGAATGCAGAAGGAGAATGGAGAGAAGACGATGATCAAATTGCAGTAACAACAATTGACTTTTACCAAAGCTAATTTACACAATAAGAGACATCTCAAGACTGTAGATTGTTAGATCTTATTGCTCCTAAAGTGACATAGGAACATAATTCCATTATATGTGCTATGCTAACCCTAGAAGAAGTGAAAATGTTGTTTTTGAATTATCAGGTGATAGTTCTTGTGGACCTGATGGATGTTCTGCTAtcttttatcagaagtgttggaATATAATAGGTGTAGACATCCATAATGTGGTGAAAGCTTTCTATGAGGGTCAGACTCTTCCTAAATCTATCACTCATACAAACTTGGTTTTACCACCAAAGAAATCATTCATCAACACTTTTTTCTGATTTAAGGCCAATCAGCATCAGTAACTTTATCAACAAGGTGATTTCTAGAGTGATTCACGATAAGCTAGAATCAGTTTTACCTTCCTTAATCCCTGCTAATCAATCCTGTTTCTTAAAAGGGAGAAACATCATTGAGAATGCGTTACTTACTCATGAGTTTGTAGCTGACATTAGAAAGAGAGGGAAACCAGCTAATGTGATCATTAAACTGGATATGGCAAAGGCATATGACAGAGTTTCTTAGAGATTTCTTATTCAAGTCATGAGAAGAATGGGATttgcagatatatatatataatcaatccTGTTTCTTAAAAGGGAGAAACATCATTGAGAATGCGTTACTTAC
Coding sequences within it:
- the LOC132601577 gene encoding uncharacterized protein LOC132601577 is translated as MRLGMNFIGYNCNGKIWYFEEDGVDVEVLMDTDQQKTIKLFLQDKGKDIITTLVYANCDAVERLLLWDNIYSLSSNMKFPWLISVDFIVIMNDEEKIGGFPIYPNEYKDFAFCMNSCELSEVEFIGSPLTWWNGRVGQDCIFKRLDRILVNQPLQDWFGTLNMDHLSRTSSDHAPLLLSTGDQVEFKKYLHFEKEFWRKKDGIQWQSKGDRNTRYIHILVKGRRKRLQLSRIENAEGEWREDDDQIAVTTIDFYQS